Proteins encoded by one window of Thermobaculum terrenum ATCC BAA-798:
- the tsaB gene encoding tRNA (adenosine(37)-N6)-threonylcarbamoyltransferase complex dimerization subunit type 1 TsaB has product MAKDLILALDTSDRRCGLAINRNGENLLDLSWDSGRSHTVQLMPWLDYAFKQLRLSKESISAVAVTTGPGSFTAMRVGMATAKGICKALGVPIIGVPTLLYAAWPYRYFCKHIVACLVLGRGRLAAALYASEDGGNLSLQWCRSLSLQELANELDSLPYDRVLLCGDIPVELKENLKDSTRYLLLSPAESSRRLAVLAEIAWQRFRLGSVDNPATLQAEYLDRK; this is encoded by the coding sequence TTGGCAAAGGATCTAATACTTGCTCTGGATACTTCTGATCGTAGATGTGGATTGGCTATTAACCGCAACGGTGAGAATTTGCTTGATTTATCCTGGGATTCGGGCAGGTCGCATACTGTTCAACTTATGCCTTGGCTAGATTACGCCTTCAAGCAATTGAGGCTCTCCAAGGAGAGCATATCTGCGGTTGCTGTAACTACTGGTCCGGGGTCGTTCACTGCCATGAGGGTGGGCATGGCAACCGCTAAGGGCATATGTAAGGCTCTAGGTGTACCCATCATAGGCGTGCCTACTCTCCTCTACGCCGCATGGCCCTACAGGTACTTCTGTAAGCATATTGTGGCCTGTCTTGTGCTAGGTAGAGGTAGGCTGGCTGCTGCGCTTTATGCATCTGAAGATGGGGGAAACCTTAGCTTACAATGGTGCAGGAGTTTATCCTTGCAGGAGCTAGCTAACGAATTAGATTCTCTGCCTTACGATAGGGTTCTACTGTGTGGGGATATTCCAGTTGAGTTGAAGGAGAATCTGAAAGATAGTACTAGGTATTTGTTGCTATCCCCAGCAGAGTCTAGCAGGCGTCTGGCAGTCCTTGCTGAGATCGCCTGGCAGAGATTTAGATTGGGGTCTGTGGATAATCCGGCCACTTTACAAGCGGAATATCTTGATCGTAAGTAG
- the tsaE gene encoding tRNA (adenosine(37)-N6)-threonylcarbamoyltransferase complex ATPase subunit type 1 TsaE produces MLQQLDRLVLLTHNAEETKDLGRTLAQLVQPGDVIPLWGGFGVGKTTFTQGLAEGLGVREAVVSPSFGLVNIYHSTKRPEITLYHLDLYRISSRQEAEGFGADELIMDEGVALVEWPEVIKDLLPPEKLDVNFEWIDENNRRITLAASGKRFLTLLTALEDKLRQDKVAFDKES; encoded by the coding sequence ATGCTGCAGCAGTTAGATAGGCTTGTACTACTGACTCATAACGCCGAAGAGACGAAAGACTTAGGTAGAACTCTAGCACAGCTAGTGCAGCCTGGCGATGTGATACCACTATGGGGTGGTTTCGGAGTGGGAAAGACCACTTTTACTCAGGGCTTGGCAGAGGGGCTCGGAGTACGAGAGGCTGTAGTTAGTCCGTCTTTTGGTCTGGTGAATATCTACCACAGTACTAAAAGGCCGGAGATAACCCTTTATCACTTGGACCTATACAGAATAAGTAGCAGGCAGGAAGCAGAAGGATTTGGAGCTGATGAGCTCATAATGGATGAAGGCGTTGCTCTTGTAGAATGGCCTGAGGTCATAAAGGATTTGTTGCCTCCAGAGAAATTAGATGTAAACTTTGAATGGATTGATGAAAACAACCGCAGGATAACGCTTGCTGCTAGTGGTAAAAGGTTCTTGACGCTGCTAACTGCCCTGGAAGATAAACTCAGGCAGGATAAAGTTGCCTTTGATAAGGAGAGTTAG
- the nrdR gene encoding transcriptional regulator NrdR has product MRCPKCGSTRTRVTDSRETTNAIRRRRKCEDCGYRFTTYERIEQVMPLVVKRDGTREEWDRNKLLTGIRLACNKRPVSYSTMQQIVDEIEEQFSGRQEVDSSEIGQAVMKKLRVLDEVAYIRFASVYLRFHDVNGFIEAVEQVRRPQKPPEEQIPMNI; this is encoded by the coding sequence GTGCGTTGCCCTAAATGTGGATCTACCAGGACTAGAGTAACCGACTCTCGAGAGACTACTAACGCGATCCGACGCAGGAGGAAGTGCGAGGATTGTGGCTACCGTTTCACGACGTACGAGAGGATAGAGCAAGTCATGCCTCTAGTTGTGAAGCGAGATGGCACTCGAGAAGAATGGGATAGAAATAAGCTACTCACAGGAATAAGACTGGCATGCAACAAAAGACCAGTATCCTACTCCACTATGCAGCAGATAGTAGATGAAATCGAAGAACAGTTCTCCGGACGCCAGGAAGTAGACAGCTCAGAGATAGGCCAAGCTGTAATGAAAAAGCTCCGGGTGTTGGATGAGGTGGCATACATAAGATTTGCATCCGTATACCTTAGATTCCACGATGTAAACGGCTTCATCGAGGCAGTAGAACAAGTAAGACGTCCACAGAAACCACCAGAAGAACAGATCCCTATGAACATATAA
- a CDS encoding potassium channel family protein translates to MEVFSIVLGVCIILLAITDIVLTVLHIQGRSLIEWLFTRSLWSLLRAIASPLPGRARHHVLSWGFPLMIAGLIGIWVCLLVVGYSLIYWPFISNDAYFSQTQYHQGFGGALYFSGVTLATIGYGDIHPRSTLLGFVAVTEGFSGFVVITMSVTFLLSVYPSLLKKSSLASALNREVDGDISAVPMIARYIDAGNLEALYTRIADINKDLLEVIEAHRVHSALYYAHPFEPDRSLVRVLLIIRGIITALRFGLYDQSRKVGQPWNDPRILVLEDSFTYALAMFAESVYVASRQSEYSEEEVREYLRKDYRSLRHRLHDLGLVLSADDGAEEEYVRFRLSVDPYINAYREHSGYTTSEVESKLELAAHPLKK, encoded by the coding sequence ATGGAAGTCTTTAGCATTGTTTTAGGTGTTTGTATCATCTTGCTTGCAATAACAGATATAGTTCTCACTGTGCTGCATATACAGGGGCGTAGTCTAATAGAGTGGTTGTTTACAAGATCTTTGTGGTCTCTGCTAAGAGCGATTGCATCTCCACTCCCAGGAAGAGCTAGGCATCACGTGCTTTCATGGGGTTTCCCTCTGATGATTGCTGGATTGATTGGGATTTGGGTGTGTCTTCTTGTAGTGGGCTATTCCCTTATATACTGGCCTTTTATTTCTAACGATGCTTATTTCTCTCAAACTCAGTATCATCAGGGTTTTGGGGGAGCTTTATATTTCAGTGGTGTCACACTGGCGACAATAGGCTATGGGGATATTCATCCACGTTCTACGCTGTTGGGTTTCGTAGCAGTCACAGAAGGTTTCAGCGGATTTGTTGTAATTACTATGTCCGTTACCTTTCTATTATCTGTGTATCCCAGCTTACTCAAGAAGAGTAGCCTTGCTTCAGCCCTCAACAGGGAAGTTGATGGAGATATATCAGCTGTTCCTATGATTGCTAGATACATAGACGCGGGCAATCTTGAAGCTTTGTACACAAGAATCGCGGACATCAATAAGGATCTACTAGAAGTAATTGAAGCTCATAGAGTACATAGTGCTTTATATTATGCTCACCCTTTCGAGCCTGATAGAAGCTTAGTTAGAGTGCTCCTCATAATAAGAGGAATCATAACCGCCTTGCGCTTTGGTTTGTATGACCAATCGAGGAAGGTTGGGCAACCCTGGAATGACCCTAGAATATTGGTACTGGAAGATTCGTTTACATATGCGTTAGCTATGTTTGCTGAGTCCGTGTATGTAGCCTCTAGGCAATCAGAATACTCTGAAGAAGAAGTAAGAGAGTATCTGAGAAAGGACTATAGATCATTGAGACATAGGTTACATGATCTCGGTCTGGTACTTTCTGCAGATGATGGTGCAGAGGAAGAGTATGTTCGATTTAGACTAAGCGTAGATCCATATATAAATGCGTACAGAGAACATTCTGGATACACTACAAGCGAAGTGGAGAGTAAATTAGAGCTGGCTGCTCACCCATTGAAGAAATAG
- a CDS encoding adenosylcobalamin-dependent ribonucleoside-diphosphate reductase → MSGTTYIDTSSIHTIEDLEREVQALIDSGRATKLEGYREKIFLDRYARKDPNGTPLEHYPEEMWLRVAKAIAAVEPNPEAQRQWTLRFYDILQGFRFVPGGRILSGAGSGAEVTYYNCFVIPSPEDSVEGIFRNITTAAHIMRRSGGVGVNLSSLRPRGAYIKTVNGTSSGPCSWAILYSDMTGKVIIQGGSRRGALMIMLDDDHPDIEEFVEYKRKNPGHIDHANLSVAVSDAFMEAVKKDLPWDLKWQGKVWKTIRARDLWRKIAESAWAYAEPGLVFIDRYNKRSNTWYFENIRCVNPCGEQGLPPWGVCNLGALNLLAFVKHIDGETYFDFEDLANTARVAIRFLDNVIDATVYPFPENEEAQKHGARRTGLGTMGLADVLIKLGVKYGSPEAEPLVERIYRTIRDAAYDASADLAAEKGPFPKFDRDKYMQGEFIRELPEEIQAKIRRQGIRNAVLLTQAPTGTTSSLAGVNSGIEPVFAFVTKRRDRLGEHLLYHPLAQEWMDAHPGKPLPDYFVSSADLTPEEHIRIQAVVQKYTDSSISKTVNGPEDNTVEDVERLYMLAYDTGCKGITYYRQGSRDAVLEAVDTKPKEKAEKPEEAPKASHPEVHRSTLKKRPDVVSGYTRQIRAPEGKVNITLNSDDEGLLEVFINLGKAGSDIAAMAEALGRLISFALQMPSPMSPNERAAEIADQLRGIGGSRSVGFGPGQVKSLPDAVGQALLKHLQSEGIALSNGNGNGHADVESKELVAVVAQNGNHGEETPESIAQKLLEKTYQLTGNLCPSCGCNSLIAQEGCKKCYTCGYSEC, encoded by the coding sequence TTGAGTGGGACAACATATATAGATACAAGCAGCATACACACCATAGAGGACCTGGAGCGAGAAGTGCAGGCCCTGATCGACTCCGGTAGGGCAACGAAGCTTGAGGGCTATCGCGAGAAGATCTTTCTGGACAGGTACGCTCGTAAGGACCCTAACGGTACACCTCTGGAACATTACCCAGAGGAGATGTGGCTCAGGGTAGCTAAGGCCATAGCCGCCGTAGAGCCCAATCCAGAGGCACAGCGACAGTGGACACTCCGCTTCTATGACATCCTGCAGGGCTTCAGGTTCGTACCAGGAGGCAGAATACTCTCCGGTGCAGGTTCCGGTGCCGAGGTTACCTACTACAACTGCTTCGTGATTCCCTCACCAGAGGACTCAGTAGAAGGCATATTCAGGAACATAACCACCGCAGCTCATATCATGCGTCGCTCCGGGGGAGTGGGGGTAAACCTCTCGAGCCTCCGCCCGCGCGGAGCTTACATCAAGACCGTCAACGGCACCTCCAGCGGGCCATGCTCCTGGGCGATCCTGTACTCCGACATGACGGGGAAGGTCATCATCCAGGGGGGTAGTCGTCGAGGTGCCCTGATGATCATGCTCGATGACGATCACCCCGACATCGAGGAGTTTGTGGAATACAAGCGTAAGAACCCCGGACATATAGATCATGCCAACCTCTCAGTGGCAGTGTCCGATGCCTTCATGGAAGCGGTCAAGAAAGATCTGCCCTGGGATCTCAAGTGGCAGGGCAAGGTCTGGAAGACCATACGAGCCCGAGACCTCTGGAGGAAGATCGCGGAATCAGCGTGGGCATATGCGGAGCCTGGACTGGTATTTATAGATCGTTATAACAAGCGTTCCAACACCTGGTACTTCGAGAACATCCGCTGTGTCAACCCGTGTGGTGAGCAGGGATTGCCTCCCTGGGGCGTCTGCAATCTGGGGGCACTCAACCTACTGGCTTTCGTCAAACACATAGATGGAGAGACCTACTTTGACTTTGAGGATCTGGCAAATACCGCCAGGGTAGCTATTAGGTTCCTGGATAACGTCATAGATGCCACGGTATATCCCTTCCCAGAAAACGAAGAGGCGCAAAAGCATGGTGCCCGAAGGACAGGGCTGGGTACCATGGGCCTTGCAGATGTGCTAATCAAGTTGGGAGTCAAGTACGGCTCGCCTGAGGCTGAACCCCTGGTGGAGCGCATCTATCGCACGATCCGGGATGCAGCCTACGATGCTTCCGCAGACCTTGCGGCTGAGAAGGGGCCATTTCCCAAGTTCGATCGCGACAAGTACATGCAAGGTGAGTTCATCCGCGAGCTTCCAGAGGAGATACAGGCCAAGATCCGCAGACAAGGTATACGCAATGCCGTGCTCCTCACACAAGCTCCAACCGGTACAACCTCGTCCCTGGCGGGCGTCAACTCCGGTATAGAGCCTGTGTTCGCCTTCGTTACCAAGAGGCGAGATCGCCTGGGAGAGCACCTTCTCTACCATCCTCTGGCTCAGGAATGGATGGACGCTCATCCTGGAAAGCCTCTCCCCGACTACTTTGTCTCCTCGGCCGACCTAACCCCGGAGGAGCATATCCGCATCCAGGCCGTAGTGCAGAAGTACACAGACTCCTCCATCTCCAAGACGGTCAACGGTCCCGAGGATAACACTGTAGAGGATGTAGAGAGGCTCTACATGCTGGCCTACGACACAGGCTGCAAGGGCATCACCTACTACAGGCAAGGATCTCGAGATGCAGTCCTCGAGGCCGTGGACACCAAGCCCAAGGAGAAAGCGGAGAAACCCGAGGAAGCCCCCAAGGCCTCGCATCCAGAAGTTCACAGATCCACACTCAAGAAGAGGCCCGATGTCGTCTCTGGTTACACCAGGCAGATACGTGCTCCAGAGGGGAAGGTGAACATCACCCTCAACTCGGATGACGAAGGGTTGCTTGAGGTCTTTATCAACCTGGGCAAGGCAGGTTCTGATATAGCGGCCATGGCTGAGGCCCTCGGCAGGCTGATATCCTTCGCGCTACAGATGCCGTCCCCGATGTCTCCCAACGAGCGCGCTGCCGAGATAGCCGACCAGCTAAGGGGCATAGGAGGCTCCAGATCTGTAGGTTTTGGTCCAGGTCAGGTCAAGAGCCTACCTGACGCGGTCGGGCAGGCATTGCTCAAGCACCTACAATCTGAAGGAATAGCCCTAAGCAACGGGAATGGAAACGGGCACGCGGATGTCGAGAGCAAAGAGCTAGTAGCGGTCGTAGCCCAAAATGGTAACCATGGTGAGGAGACCCCAGAGAGCATAGCTCAAAAGTTACTCGAGAAGACTTATCAGTTGACAGGTAACCTATGTCCTAGCTGTGGCTGCAATAGCCTTATAGCCCAAGAAGGTTGCAAGAAGTGTTACACTTGCGGTTACTCTGAGTGTTAG